The following proteins come from a genomic window of Nicotiana tomentosiformis chromosome 12, ASM39032v3, whole genome shotgun sequence:
- the LOC104117016 gene encoding 6-phosphogluconate dehydrogenase, decarboxylating 3, chloroplastic: MEGAATAQALSRIGLAGLAVMGQNLALNIAEKGFPISVYNRTTSKVDETLDRAQREGQLPLTGQYNPRDFVLSIQRPRSVIILVKAGAPVDQTIAALAEHMEPGDTIIDGGNEWYENTERRIGEASSKGLLYLGMGVSGGEDGARNGPSLMPGGSHGAYMNIKDILEKVAAQVEDGPCVTYIGEGGSGNFVKMVHNGIEYGDMQLISEAYDVLKNAGGLSNSELADIFAEWNRGELESFLVEITADIFNVKDEKTGSGELVDKILDKTGMKGTGKWTVQQAAELSIAAPTIAASLDSRYMSGLKEEREDAARIFKKEGLKEEINFDVNGSSVDKKRLIDDVRQALYASKICSYAQGMNLLRAKSAEKGWNLNLGEMARIWKGGCIIRAVFLDRIKKAYQRNPGLANLMVDPEFAREMVQRQAAWRRVVGLAIQRGISVPGMSASLQYFDTYRRSRLPANLVQAQRDYFGAHTYERVDMPGAYHTEWSKLARKARV, from the coding sequence ATGGAAGGAGCTGCTACTGCACAAGCTCTATCTCGTATTGGGCTAGCTGGTCTAGCTGTTATGGGCCAAAATCTAGCCCTAAATATCGCCGAGAAAGGGTTCCCGATTTCCGTTTACAACAGAACCACTTCTAAAGTTGACGAAACCCTAGATCGCGCTCAACGCGAAGGTCAACTACCTTTAACAGGTCAGTACAATCCGCGTGATTTCGTGCTGTCGATTCAACGGCCCAGATCTGTTATCATCCTCGTTAAAGCTGGGGCCCCCGTTGATCAGACGATTGCAGCTTTAGCTGAACACATGGAGCCTGGCGATACGATTATTGATGGCGGTAATGAGTGGTACGAGAACACTGAACGGCGTATTGGTGAAGCTTCGAGTAAAGGGCTTTTGTATTTGGGTATGGGTGTTTCTGGTGGTGAAGATGGGGCCCGTAATGGACCCTCGCTCATGCCCGGTGGGTCCCACGGGGCTTACATGAACATCAAAGACATTCTCGAGAAAGTTGCGGCTCAAGTTGAGGACGGGCCATGTGTTACTTACATTGGCGAAGGTGGGTCGGGTAATTTCGTGAAAATGGTGCATAATGGGATTGAGTATGGTGATATGCAGTTGATTTCGGAGGCGTACGATGTGTTGAAGAATGCGGGTGGGTTGAGTAACTCTGAATTGGCGGATATTTTCGCTGAGTGGAACCGTGGTGAACTGGAGAGTTTTCTGGTTGAAATTACAGCGGATATATTCAATGTGAAGGATGAAAAAACCGGGAGTGGTGAGTTAGTGGATAAGATTTTGGATAAGACGGGAATGAAGGGAACAGGAAAATGGACTGTGCAGCAGGCAGCTGAGCTGTCAATTGCAGCTCCCACAATTGCTGCTTCGTTGGATAGTAGGTATATGAGTGGGTTGAAGGAAGAGAGGGAAGATGCAGCAAGGATTTTTAAGAAGGAAGGATTAAAGGAGGaaataaattttgatgtaaatggTAGTAGTGTTGATAAGAAGAGATTGATTGATGATGTGAGGCAGGCATTGTACGCGTCGAAAATTTGTAGTTACGCTCAGGGAATGAATTTGCTGAGGGCAAAGAGTGCTGAGAAAGGGTGGAATTTGAATTTGGGAGAGATGGCGAGGATCTGGAAAGGTGGGTGTATTATCAGGGCAGTGTTCTTGGATCGGATTAAGAAGGCGTACCAGAGGAATCCCGGGTTGGCTAACTTGATGGTGGACCCGGAGTTTGCAAGGGAGATGGTGCAGAGGCAAGCCGCGTGGAGGAGAGTCGTGGGACTGGCTATCCAGAGAGGAATTAGTGTTCCTGGAATGTCTGCGAGTCTTCAGTATTTCGATACCTATAGGCGTTCTAGGCTTCCCGCAAACCTCGTGCAGGCTCAAAGGGACTATTTTGGGGCACATACTTATGAGAGAGTTGATATGCCAGGAGCATACCATACTGAGTGGTCAAAGCTTGCTAGGAAGGCCAGAGTGTAA